A genomic segment from Brevundimonas mediterranea encodes:
- a CDS encoding ABC-F family ATP-binding cassette domain-containing protein: MPTSPSRSAFPSALATLDKVAARTPAGVTLFDNLSLTFEPERTGVVGRNGAGKSTLLRLISGDLSPAEGAVTRVGTIGVLDQRHDPALGETVAQTLGVGEALAVIERVLAGEGDAEDLANADWTLELRIAEILAEVGLADLAMDRATISLSGGEQTRLRVAGLLLARPDLILLDEPTNHLDVEARRRVAEVLGRWDGGAVVVSHDRDLLRRMDRIVEVSGLGVTVYGGNYDLFAERKATERAAAERDLAGAERTAARVGADAQRRTEMKARRDAAGRRKGAKGDMPKILIGARAERAENSGAGDRLLAARQAAEAEAALASARERVERTRALSIPMPSSGLASGRTLLVLDDATWETPQGRTVVGPVSLRLTGPERVAITGPNGAGKTTLLRLIHGALEPTTGRVERPCRAVLLDQEATILKPDETLVEAWRRLNPEGSVNDAQAALARFLFRNVAAHREVGALSGGERLRAALACVMTGAAPPQLLILDEPTNHLDLDSVAAVEVALRAYDGALIVVSHDADFLDAIRIERTIAL, encoded by the coding sequence ATGCCAACCAGCCCAAGCCGAAGCGCGTTCCCGTCCGCGCTCGCGACTCTCGACAAGGTCGCCGCTAGAACGCCCGCCGGCGTCACGCTTTTCGACAATCTGAGCCTGACGTTCGAGCCTGAGCGCACCGGCGTCGTCGGTCGCAACGGCGCGGGCAAGAGCACCCTGTTGCGCTTGATCTCGGGCGACCTGTCGCCGGCCGAGGGCGCGGTGACGCGCGTCGGGACGATCGGCGTGCTGGATCAGCGCCATGATCCTGCGCTGGGCGAGACGGTCGCCCAAACGCTGGGCGTCGGCGAAGCCCTGGCGGTAATCGAACGCGTGCTGGCCGGCGAGGGCGACGCAGAAGATCTCGCGAACGCCGACTGGACGCTGGAACTGCGGATCGCCGAGATTCTGGCCGAGGTCGGGCTGGCGGACCTGGCCATGGACCGGGCGACGATCAGTCTGAGCGGCGGCGAACAGACCCGGCTGCGGGTCGCCGGCCTGCTGCTGGCGCGGCCGGACCTGATCCTGCTGGACGAGCCGACCAATCATCTGGATGTCGAGGCGCGGCGACGGGTCGCCGAGGTGCTGGGCCGCTGGGACGGCGGGGCCGTGGTGGTGAGCCATGACCGCGATCTGCTGCGGCGCATGGACCGGATCGTCGAGGTCTCTGGTCTGGGCGTGACCGTATACGGCGGAAACTACGACCTCTTCGCTGAGCGCAAGGCGACCGAGCGGGCGGCGGCGGAACGCGATCTGGCCGGCGCCGAACGGACGGCCGCTCGCGTGGGCGCGGACGCCCAGCGTCGCACGGAGATGAAGGCGCGGCGCGACGCAGCCGGACGGCGCAAGGGCGCCAAGGGCGACATGCCGAAGATCCTGATCGGCGCGAGGGCGGAGCGGGCCGAGAACAGCGGCGCCGGCGACCGGCTCCTGGCGGCGCGGCAAGCCGCGGAGGCGGAGGCGGCCCTGGCGTCGGCGCGCGAGCGGGTGGAGCGCACCCGCGCCCTGTCGATCCCCATGCCATCGAGCGGCCTGGCGTCTGGCCGGACCTTGCTGGTGCTGGACGATGCGACCTGGGAGACGCCGCAGGGGCGCACTGTGGTGGGGCCGGTCAGCCTGCGGCTGACGGGGCCGGAACGGGTCGCGATCACAGGGCCGAACGGGGCCGGCAAGACGACCCTGCTGCGACTGATCCATGGGGCGCTGGAACCGACGACCGGGCGAGTGGAGCGGCCGTGTCGAGCGGTGCTGCTGGATCAGGAGGCTACGATCCTGAAACCGGATGAAACCTTGGTCGAGGCCTGGCGACGGCTCAATCCTGAGGGCTCGGTCAACGACGCCCAGGCGGCGCTGGCGCGGTTCCTGTTCCGGAATGTAGCGGCGCATCGCGAAGTCGGCGCGCTGTCGGGCGGCGAGCGGCTGCGGGCGGCCCTGGCCTGCGTCATGACAGGGGCGGCGCCGCCGCAACTGCTTATTCTGGACGAGCCGACCAATCATCTCGATCTCGACTCGGTCGCCGCCGTGGAAGTCGCGCTGCGGGCCTATGACGGCGCCCTGATCGTGGTCAGTCATGACGCCGACTTTCTGGACGCCATACGGATCGAGCGGACGATCGCCCTCTAG
- a CDS encoding cytochrome c1 → MMTVKTNASMSRLIASAAVAFGLLAAAPALAAGGAAHPRSGGFSFEGPFGVYDQGQLQRGYKVYQEVCAACHSMNLMHYRNLGDRHGPFWNPKYPNPNDNPVVKALAKEVQVPDIDSETGEPIQRDATPADKFRSPYPNATAAAAGNGGAAPPDLSVMAKARHDGANYIYSLLSGYRAAPAGLTIREGQHYNPYMAGDLTPFWTGDKHHVPEGGFIAMPPPLRNGQVTYDDGSPQTVDQYAKDVAAFIAWTSEPKMVERKQAGFGVIIFLLIFAGLTYASYRRVWKGVAH, encoded by the coding sequence ATGATGACCGTGAAAACCAACGCCTCGATGTCCAGGCTCATCGCCTCGGCGGCTGTAGCTTTCGGCCTGCTGGCCGCGGCCCCGGCCCTGGCTGCTGGCGGGGCCGCTCATCCGCGCTCGGGCGGGTTCAGCTTCGAAGGACCGTTCGGCGTCTATGACCAGGGCCAGCTTCAGCGCGGCTACAAGGTCTATCAGGAGGTTTGCGCCGCCTGCCACAGCATGAACCTGATGCACTATCGCAATCTAGGTGATCGCCACGGGCCGTTCTGGAATCCGAAATATCCGAACCCGAACGACAATCCGGTGGTCAAGGCCCTGGCCAAGGAGGTCCAGGTCCCGGACATCGACAGCGAGACCGGTGAACCGATCCAGCGCGACGCCACCCCGGCCGACAAGTTCCGCAGCCCTTACCCGAACGCGACGGCCGCCGCCGCAGGCAACGGCGGAGCGGCGCCGCCTGATCTGTCGGTGATGGCCAAGGCCCGCCACGACGGCGCCAACTATATCTACTCTCTGCTGTCGGGCTATCGCGCGGCGCCGGCGGGCCTGACCATCCGAGAGGGGCAGCATTACAACCCCTATATGGCCGGCGACCTGACGCCCTTCTGGACGGGGGACAAGCACCATGTGCCGGAGGGGGGCTTCATCGCCATGCCGCCGCCGCTTCGGAACGGCCAGGTGACCTATGACGACGGGTCGCCCCAGACGGTGGACCAGTACGCCAAGGATGTGGCCGCCTTCATCGCCTGGACGTCCGAACCGAAGATGGTCGAACGCAAACAGGCCGGCTTCGGTGTGATCATTTTCCTGCTGATCTTCGCCGGCCTCACCT
- a CDS encoding cytochrome b produces the protein MSEHESTYVPKTGVEKWLDTRLPIIRFGADYMSLPTPRNLNYWWTFGGILALCLMTQIVTGIVLAMHYTPHVDLAFASVERIMRDVNGGWLIRYVHANGASMFFIAVYLHMLRGLYYGSYKAPREMIWIIGCVIFFLMIATAFLGYVLPWGQMSFWGAEVITNLIGAIPVIGEPILIWLRGGPAIDNATLNRFFSLHYLLPFAILGCVVLHLWALHSAGQNNPVGILIPKDRTKKDMLPFHPYFTLKDGFAIILFLLLFAIFVFYQPNALGHADNYIPANPLQTPAHIVPEWYMLPFYAILRAIPDKFGGVVAMFSAIGVLFVLPWLDTSKVRSMRYRPTMRTFFFIFLVVGVGLGWCGGQLPDAPVIPGLGGVVLLDGNLNSYLWLTRLFTAYYFLFFLVILPFVGLKETPLPIPATISEPVLTGADAMPAFAPASPEKKG, from the coding sequence ATGAGCGAACACGAATCCACCTACGTCCCTAAGACGGGCGTCGAGAAGTGGCTGGACACCCGGCTGCCGATCATCCGCTTCGGCGCAGACTACATGTCGCTGCCGACACCCAGAAACCTGAACTACTGGTGGACCTTCGGCGGCATCCTGGCCCTGTGTCTGATGACGCAGATCGTCACCGGCATTGTTCTGGCCATGCACTATACGCCGCACGTCGACCTGGCCTTCGCCTCGGTCGAGCGGATCATGCGCGACGTCAACGGCGGCTGGCTGATCCGCTATGTGCACGCCAACGGCGCGTCGATGTTCTTCATCGCCGTCTATCTGCACATGCTGCGGGGGCTGTACTACGGCTCGTACAAGGCGCCGCGCGAGATGATCTGGATCATCGGCTGCGTGATCTTCTTCCTGATGATCGCGACGGCCTTCCTGGGTTACGTCCTGCCCTGGGGCCAGATGTCCTTCTGGGGCGCCGAGGTGATCACCAATCTGATCGGGGCCATCCCGGTGATCGGCGAGCCGATCCTGATCTGGCTGCGCGGCGGACCGGCGATCGACAATGCGACGCTGAACCGCTTCTTCTCGCTCCACTATCTGCTGCCCTTCGCCATACTGGGCTGCGTCGTGCTGCACCTGTGGGCGCTCCACTCGGCGGGTCAGAACAATCCGGTCGGCATCCTGATCCCCAAGGATCGGACGAAGAAGGACATGTTGCCCTTCCACCCCTATTTCACGCTTAAGGACGGGTTCGCGATCATCCTGTTCCTTCTGCTGTTCGCGATCTTCGTCTTCTATCAGCCGAACGCCCTGGGCCACGCCGACAACTATATCCCGGCCAATCCGCTGCAGACGCCGGCGCACATCGTGCCCGAGTGGTACATGCTGCCCTTCTACGCCATCCTGCGCGCCATTCCGGACAAGTTCGGCGGCGTGGTGGCGATGTTCAGCGCCATCGGCGTGCTGTTCGTCCTGCCCTGGCTGGATACGTCCAAGGTGCGGTCGATGCGGTATCGCCCGACCATGCGGACCTTCTTCTTCATCTTCCTGGTGGTCGGCGTGGGCTTGGGCTGGTGCGGTGGTCAGCTTCCGGACGCGCCGGTCATTCCGGGGTTGGGCGGCGTGGTTCTGCTGGACGGCAACCTGAACTCCTACCTGTGGCTGACGCGGCTGTTCACGGCCTACTACTTCCTCTTCTTCCTGGTGATCCTGCCGTTCGTGGGCTTGAAGGAGACGCCGCTGCCGATCCCGGCGACCATTTCCGAGCCGGTCCTGACCGGTGCGGACGCGATGCCGGCTTTCGCCCCGGCCTCGCCCGAGAAGAAGGGGTGA
- a CDS encoding tRNA (cytidine(34)-2'-O)-methyltransferase has translation MRLALFQPDIPQNVGACIRLSACFGVELHVVEPTGFRFDDRAMKRAALDYGPLSHMTRHADWDAFQRDRPAGRLILFTTRGATPLSDFVFHPDDTLLFGKETSGAPDYVHAAVDARVVIPLRPEARSLNLSVTAGIALWEGLRQTGGIG, from the coding sequence ATGCGTCTCGCTCTTTTTCAACCGGACATTCCTCAGAACGTCGGCGCCTGCATCCGGCTGTCGGCCTGTTTCGGGGTGGAACTGCACGTCGTGGAGCCTACGGGCTTTCGGTTCGACGACCGCGCCATGAAGCGAGCGGCGCTCGACTATGGTCCTTTGTCGCACATGACCCGGCACGCCGACTGGGATGCGTTTCAGCGCGACCGCCCCGCCGGCCGACTGATTCTGTTCACCACCCGCGGCGCGACGCCCCTGTCCGATTTCGTCTTTCACCCCGACGACACGCTTCTGTTTGGCAAGGAAACATCCGGCGCGCCGGACTATGTCCACGCCGCCGTCGACGCCCGCGTGGTGATTCCGCTGCGTCCTGAAGCGCGTTCGCTGAACCTGTCGGTCACCGCAGGCATCGCCCTGTGGGAGGGGCTGCGCCAGACGGGCGGGATCGGCTAG
- the uvrA gene encoding excinuclease ABC subunit UvrA, whose product MTEKHNFIRVRGAREHNLKGVDLDIPREQLVVMTGLSGSGKSSLAFDTIYAEGQRRYVESLSAYARQFLELMGKPDVDLIEGLSPAISIEQKTTSKNPRSTVGTVTEIHDYMRLLWARVGVPYSPATGLPIESQTISQMVDKLVALPDGERILLLAPVVRGRKGEYKKEIAEWQRQGFQRLKIDGQFYPIDEAPTLDKKFKHDIDIVVDRIVTKPDQEARYADSLQTALGLADGIANAEWASTAEGETAPRSLLFSERFACPVSGFTISEIEPRLFSFNNPFGACPVCDGLGVKLAFDADLVIPDRDKTLHKGAVAPWARGPSPLYTQTLQSLSRHYGFSMDVAWRELPAQAHKAILYGTGAEKIKFTYDDNARKYEVSKPFEGVLPNLERRWRETDSAWVREELARYQSETPCDACHGKRLKPEALAVKVGGQDIADVSTLSIKKAYDWVQALPEALSDKQMEIGRRILKEIGDRLRFLNNVGLDYLSLSRASGTLSGGESQRIRLASQIGSGLTGVLYVLDEPSIGLHQRDNTRLLESLKGLRDLGNSVLVVEHDEEAILTADYVIDMGPAAGVHGGEVCAEGTPAQVMANPKSLTGKYLTGEREIEIPADGRRPIDRKRMLKISGASGNNLKSVTGEIPVGVFTCITGVSGGGKSTFTIETLYKAAARRLNNASEAPAPFDRIEGLEHFDKVIDIDQSPIGRTPRSNPATYTGAFGPIRDWYAGLPESKARGYGPGRFSFNVKGGRCEACQGDGVIKIEMHFLPDVYVTCDVCKGKRYNRETLEIVFKGKSISDVLDMTVEEAATFFKAVPPIRDKMLTLERVGLGYVKVGQPATTLSGGEAQRVKLSKELSKRATGRTLYILDEPTTGLHFEDTRKLLEVLQELVEAGNTIVVIEHNLDVIKVADYLLDFGPEGGDGGGEIVAVGTPEQVADNAASWTGKYLKEVLDRHETRRKARVATLGGSVGEPVKKKRVKASA is encoded by the coding sequence ATGACCGAAAAGCACAACTTCATCCGCGTTCGCGGCGCCCGCGAGCATAATCTCAAGGGCGTGGACCTCGATATCCCGCGCGAACAGCTGGTGGTGATGACCGGCCTGTCGGGCTCGGGCAAGTCGTCCCTGGCGTTCGACACCATCTACGCCGAGGGCCAGCGTCGCTATGTCGAGAGCCTGTCGGCCTATGCCCGTCAGTTCCTGGAGCTGATGGGCAAGCCGGACGTGGACCTGATCGAGGGCCTGTCGCCGGCCATCTCCATCGAACAGAAGACGACGTCCAAGAACCCACGCTCGACCGTCGGCACGGTGACCGAGATCCACGACTATATGCGCCTGCTGTGGGCGCGGGTGGGCGTGCCCTATTCGCCCGCCACCGGCCTTCCGATCGAGAGCCAGACCATCAGCCAGATGGTCGACAAGCTGGTCGCCCTGCCGGATGGCGAACGCATCCTGCTGCTGGCCCCCGTCGTTCGGGGCAGGAAGGGCGAGTACAAGAAGGAAATCGCCGAATGGCAGCGCCAGGGCTTCCAGCGGCTGAAGATCGACGGGCAATTCTATCCGATCGACGAAGCCCCGACCCTGGACAAGAAGTTCAAGCACGACATCGACATCGTCGTGGACCGGATCGTCACCAAGCCTGACCAGGAAGCCCGCTACGCCGACAGTCTTCAGACCGCCCTGGGTCTGGCCGACGGCATCGCCAATGCCGAATGGGCCAGCACGGCCGAGGGCGAGACGGCGCCGCGCAGCCTGCTGTTCTCCGAACGGTTCGCCTGTCCGGTGTCAGGCTTCACCATCTCTGAGATCGAGCCGCGGCTGTTCTCGTTCAACAACCCCTTCGGCGCTTGCCCGGTCTGCGACGGCCTGGGGGTCAAACTGGCCTTCGACGCCGACCTGGTGATCCCGGACCGCGACAAGACACTGCACAAGGGCGCGGTCGCCCCTTGGGCGCGCGGTCCCTCGCCCCTCTACACCCAGACGCTTCAGTCGCTCAGCCGCCACTACGGCTTCTCGATGGACGTGGCCTGGCGCGAGCTTCCGGCCCAGGCCCACAAGGCGATCCTTTATGGAACCGGCGCCGAGAAGATCAAGTTCACCTATGACGACAACGCCCGCAAATATGAGGTCTCCAAGCCGTTCGAGGGCGTGCTGCCGAACCTGGAGCGTCGCTGGCGCGAGACCGACAGCGCCTGGGTGCGCGAGGAACTGGCCCGTTATCAGTCCGAAACGCCCTGCGACGCCTGCCACGGCAAACGGCTGAAGCCCGAGGCCCTGGCGGTCAAGGTCGGGGGCCAGGACATCGCCGACGTCTCCACCCTGTCGATCAAGAAGGCCTACGACTGGGTCCAGGCCCTGCCCGAGGCGCTCAGCGATAAGCAGATGGAGATCGGCCGGCGCATCCTGAAGGAGATCGGCGACCGGCTGCGGTTCCTGAACAACGTCGGCCTCGACTATCTGTCACTGTCGCGCGCCTCCGGCACCCTGTCGGGCGGCGAGAGCCAGCGCATCCGTCTGGCGTCGCAGATCGGCTCCGGCCTGACCGGCGTCCTCTATGTTCTGGACGAACCCTCCATCGGCCTGCACCAGCGCGACAACACCCGCCTGCTGGAAAGCCTGAAGGGACTGCGCGACCTGGGCAATTCGGTCCTGGTGGTCGAGCATGACGAGGAAGCCATTCTGACCGCCGACTATGTCATCGACATGGGCCCGGCCGCCGGCGTCCACGGCGGCGAGGTCTGCGCCGAGGGCACGCCGGCCCAGGTCATGGCCAATCCGAAATCGCTGACGGGCAAATACCTGACCGGCGAACGCGAGATCGAAATCCCCGCCGACGGCCGACGGCCGATCGACCGCAAGCGGATGCTGAAGATCAGCGGCGCCAGCGGCAATAATCTGAAGAGCGTCACGGGTGAAATCCCCGTCGGCGTCTTCACCTGCATCACCGGCGTGTCCGGCGGCGGCAAGTCCACCTTCACCATCGAGACCCTGTACAAGGCCGCCGCGCGCCGCCTGAACAATGCGTCGGAAGCCCCCGCCCCCTTCGACCGGATCGAGGGGCTGGAGCATTTCGACAAGGTCATCGACATCGACCAGTCGCCCATCGGCCGCACCCCGCGCTCGAACCCGGCCACCTACACCGGCGCCTTCGGCCCGATCCGCGACTGGTACGCCGGCCTGCCGGAATCAAAGGCGCGCGGCTACGGCCCCGGCCGGTTCAGCTTCAACGTCAAGGGCGGCCGCTGCGAGGCCTGCCAGGGCGACGGCGTCATCAAGATCGAGATGCACTTCCTGCCCGACGTCTATGTCACCTGCGACGTCTGCAAGGGCAAACGCTACAATCGCGAGACGCTGGAGATCGTGTTCAAGGGCAAGTCCATCTCGGACGTGCTGGACATGACGGTCGAGGAGGCCGCGACCTTCTTCAAGGCCGTGCCGCCGATCCGCGACAAGATGCTGACGCTGGAACGGGTGGGCCTGGGCTACGTCAAGGTCGGCCAGCCGGCGACCACCCTGTCGGGTGGCGAGGCCCAGCGGGTCAAGCTGTCCAAGGAACTGTCGAAACGGGCCACGGGCCGCACCCTCTACATCCTCGACGAGCCGACCACCGGCCTGCACTTCGAGGATACGAGAAAGCTGCTGGAAGTGCTGCAGGAACTGGTCGAGGCCGGCAACACCATCGTGGTGATCGAGCACAATCTGGATGTCATCAAGGTCGCCGACTACCTGCTCGACTTCGGCCCCGAAGGCGGCGACGGCGGCGGCGAGATCGTCGCGGTCGGCACGCCGGAACAGGTGGCGGACAACGCCGCCAGCTGGACCGGCAAATACCTCAAGGAGGTGCTGGACCGGCACGAGACCCGCCGCAAGGCGCGGGTCGCGACGCTTGGTGGGTCGGTGGGTGAACCTGTGAAGAAGAAGCGGGTGAAGGCGTCGGCCTGA
- the petA gene encoding ubiquinol-cytochrome c reductase iron-sulfur subunit — translation MAETGVIPEGEGDPNRRDFIHIAAGAAAVGAGAMIAWPLINQMNPAADTLALASIEFDLTKVQEGQQVVIKWQGKPVFVRYRTPAELQRVIADDHASDLKQPQTDAERTKPGHEKYLVVVGSCTHLGCVPTFGAGDYGGWFCPCHGSHYDASGRIRKGPAPLNLVVPDYEFASDTRVKIG, via the coding sequence GTGGCCGAGACGGGTGTGATTCCGGAAGGCGAGGGCGATCCGAATCGCCGCGACTTCATCCATATCGCAGCGGGCGCCGCTGCGGTCGGCGCCGGGGCGATGATCGCCTGGCCGCTGATCAACCAGATGAACCCCGCCGCCGACACCCTGGCCCTGGCTTCGATCGAGTTCGATCTGACCAAGGTGCAGGAAGGCCAGCAGGTCGTGATCAAATGGCAGGGCAAGCCGGTCTTCGTGCGCTATCGCACTCCGGCCGAACTGCAGCGCGTCATCGCCGACGATCACGCATCGGACCTGAAACAGCCCCAGACGGACGCCGAGCGCACCAAGCCAGGCCACGAGAAATATCTGGTCGTGGTCGGATCCTGCACCCACCTGGGCTGCGTGCCGACCTTTGGCGCCGGCGACTACGGCGGCTGGTTCTGCCCCTGCCACGGTTCGCACTATGATGCCTCCGGGCGGATCAGGAAGGGGCCCGCGCCTCTGAACCTGGTGGTGCCCGACTATGAATTTGCGTCCGACACTCGCGTCAAGATCGGGTGA
- a CDS encoding group III truncated hemoglobin, with translation MESRFRIEDPAGAAARREAAVQRLRDETGIDEAMIDALVETFYARVRDDRLIGPIFADRITDWGPHLGQMKLFWSSVALSTGVYQGRPMPKHLPLPIDARHFDRWQEVFAETARDLCPPVAADHFIERARRIAESLELGVATASGVMLAKGERFVRTTQAWTPE, from the coding sequence ATGGAAAGCCGTTTCCGCATCGAAGACCCCGCCGGCGCCGCCGCGCGCCGCGAAGCCGCCGTCCAGCGTTTGCGCGACGAGACCGGCATAGACGAGGCGATGATCGACGCCCTGGTCGAGACCTTCTACGCCCGCGTCCGCGACGACCGTCTGATCGGTCCGATCTTCGCCGACCGCATCACGGACTGGGGTCCGCATCTGGGCCAGATGAAGTTGTTCTGGTCGTCGGTCGCCCTGTCGACCGGCGTCTATCAGGGCCGGCCGATGCCGAAACACCTGCCCCTGCCCATCGACGCCCGCCATTTCGATCGCTGGCAGGAGGTTTTCGCCGAGACGGCCCGCGACCTTTGCCCGCCCGTCGCCGCCGACCACTTCATCGAACGCGCCCGCCGCATCGCCGAAAGCCTGGAACTGGGCGTCGCCACCGCCAGCGGGGTGATGCTGGCCAAGGGCGAACGGTTCGTGCGGACTACGCAGGCGTGGACGCCGGAGTAA
- the trmFO gene encoding methylenetetrahydrofolate--tRNA-(uracil(54)-C(5))-methyltransferase (FADH(2)-oxidizing) TrmFO: MTASPSPSPIHVIGGGLAGSEAAWQIAQAGVSVILHEMRGVPGVKTDAHQTDGLAELVCSNSFRSDDWEYNAVGLLHAEMRALDSIIMACGDVNQVPAGGALAVDRDAFSAAVTAKLAAHPLITIVREEIAGLPPQEWDNVIVATGPLTSPALAEAILKATGEESLSFFDAIAPIVHADSIDFDIAWRQSRYDKEGPGGDAAAYVNCPMDKPQYEAFIDALLNSPKAEFKDWEHVPYFDGCLPIEVMAERGRETLRHGPMKPVGLTNPRDPQVKSYAIVQLRQDNALGTLFNMVGFQTKLKHGVQAEVFRMIPGLQNAQFARLGGLHRNTYLNSPQLLDKQLRLKAMPRLRFAGQVTGVEGYVESAAMGLLTGRLAAAQALGRDVSAPPPETAMGALVEHITGGHLEGSKFQPMNINYGLLPPLEAPKVDEDGKRIHPKERGRAKKRLQSIRAMESLKAWRDAG, encoded by the coding sequence ATGACTGCTTCCCCCTCTCCTTCCCCTATTCACGTCATCGGCGGCGGCCTCGCCGGCTCGGAGGCCGCCTGGCAGATCGCCCAGGCCGGCGTGTCCGTGATCCTGCACGAGATGCGCGGCGTGCCCGGCGTGAAGACCGACGCTCACCAGACCGACGGCCTGGCCGAACTGGTCTGCTCCAACTCCTTCCGGTCGGACGATTGGGAATACAACGCCGTCGGCCTGCTGCACGCCGAGATGCGGGCGCTGGACTCGATCATCATGGCCTGTGGCGACGTCAATCAGGTGCCGGCAGGCGGCGCCCTGGCCGTGGACCGCGACGCCTTCTCCGCCGCCGTGACGGCGAAGCTGGCGGCCCACCCGCTGATCACCATCGTCCGCGAAGAGATCGCCGGCCTGCCGCCGCAGGAGTGGGACAATGTCATCGTCGCCACTGGCCCCCTGACCTCGCCCGCCCTGGCCGAGGCCATCCTGAAGGCGACGGGCGAGGAAAGCCTCAGCTTCTTCGACGCCATCGCCCCCATCGTCCATGCCGACAGCATCGATTTCGACATCGCCTGGCGTCAGTCGCGCTATGACAAGGAAGGCCCGGGCGGAGACGCCGCCGCCTACGTCAACTGCCCGATGGACAAGCCCCAGTACGAGGCCTTCATCGACGCCCTGCTGAACAGCCCCAAGGCCGAGTTCAAGGACTGGGAGCACGTGCCCTATTTCGACGGCTGCCTGCCGATCGAGGTCATGGCCGAACGCGGCCGCGAGACCCTGCGCCATGGGCCGATGAAGCCGGTCGGCCTGACCAACCCGCGCGACCCACAGGTTAAGTCATACGCTATCGTCCAACTGCGGCAGGACAATGCGCTGGGTACGTTGTTCAACATGGTCGGCTTCCAGACCAAGCTGAAGCACGGCGTCCAGGCCGAGGTCTTCCGCATGATCCCTGGCCTCCAGAACGCCCAGTTCGCGCGTCTGGGCGGCCTGCACCGCAACACCTATCTGAACAGCCCCCAGCTGCTGGACAAGCAGTTGCGGCTCAAGGCCATGCCCCGCCTACGCTTCGCCGGCCAGGTGACCGGGGTCGAAGGCTATGTCGAAAGCGCCGCCATGGGCCTGCTGACCGGCCGCCTCGCCGCCGCCCAGGCTCTGGGCCGCGATGTGTCCGCGCCCCCGCCCGAGACCGCCATGGGCGCCCTGGTCGAGCACATCACCGGCGGACACCTGGAAGGCTCGAAATTCCAGCCGATGAACATCAACTACGGCCTGCTGCCCCCGCTTGAGGCCCCCAAGGTCGATGAAGACGGCAAACGCATCCACCCGAAGGAACGCGGCCGGGCCAAGAAGCGGCTGCAGAGCATCCGGGCGATGGAAAGCCTGAAGGCCTGGCGGGACGCGGGCTAA
- a CDS encoding squalene/phytoene synthase family protein, whose translation MPPEPDPAAVAGTLDAQVRAADLDRWLSTRLVADARARADLITLYAFEAELMSIPARVTQPLLAEMRYTWWAEQLDGVFAGIPRKGHPVLEALTDLVVRHALDRAPLDALIEAHIGRVHGEPHDLDAFYVGPMQAAVQVLAGPGHADKVVEAGRVRGLGQVGRADEAKAARPKANAALKGLPTEGFPAVASAALTTPDEPEPVKRLRLIWATVRGRV comes from the coding sequence GTGCCGCCTGAACCCGATCCGGCGGCGGTGGCGGGAACCCTGGACGCCCAGGTTCGCGCCGCCGATCTGGACCGCTGGCTGTCCACCCGCCTGGTCGCCGACGCGCGCGCCCGCGCCGATCTGATCACGCTCTACGCCTTCGAGGCCGAGCTGATGTCGATCCCCGCGCGCGTGACCCAGCCCTTGCTGGCCGAGATGCGCTACACTTGGTGGGCGGAACAGCTGGACGGGGTCTTCGCCGGGATCCCCCGCAAGGGCCATCCGGTGCTGGAGGCCCTGACCGACCTGGTCGTCCGCCACGCCCTGGACCGCGCCCCCCTCGACGCCCTGATCGAGGCCCACATCGGCCGCGTCCACGGCGAGCCGCATGACCTGGACGCCTTCTACGTCGGTCCGATGCAGGCGGCGGTCCAGGTGCTGGCCGGTCCGGGTCATGCCGACAAGGTGGTCGAGGCCGGGCGGGTGCGGGGGCTGGGCCAAGTCGGACGGGCCGACGAGGCGAAGGCCGCGCGGCCCAAGGCCAACGCCGCCTTGAAGGGCTTGCCGACCGAGGGGTTCCCGGCCGTGGCCTCGGCCGCCCTGACGACGCCCGACGAGCCGGAACCGGTCAAGCGCCTGCGACTGATCTGGGCGACGGTGCGCGGACGGGTTTAG